A DNA window from Clavibacter sepedonicus contains the following coding sequences:
- a CDS encoding peptide deformylase yields MTERQIRLFGDPVLKTVSSEIHEIDDGVRALVEDLLDSVRPDGRAGVAAAQIGVNLRAFSYNVGPAFGYVLNPVIEELRGEAVLVDEGCLSVPGLWFPTMRHPEAVISGLDLDGKPVRIEGTGVLAQAFQHEVDHLDGLVYLDRLDKQRRREAMKQVRESDWF; encoded by the coding sequence ATGACTGAACGACAGATCCGCCTGTTCGGCGATCCGGTGCTGAAGACCGTCTCCTCGGAGATCCACGAGATCGACGACGGCGTGCGCGCCCTGGTCGAGGACCTCCTCGACAGCGTGCGACCGGACGGCCGCGCCGGGGTCGCCGCCGCGCAGATCGGCGTCAACCTCCGGGCCTTCAGCTACAACGTCGGGCCGGCGTTTGGCTACGTCCTCAACCCCGTCATCGAGGAGCTCCGCGGCGAGGCCGTGCTGGTCGACGAGGGCTGCCTCTCGGTGCCGGGCCTCTGGTTCCCCACCATGCGCCACCCCGAGGCCGTCATCTCGGGGCTCGACCTCGACGGGAAGCCCGTCCGCATCGAGGGCACGGGCGTCCTCGCGCAGGCCTTCCAGCATGAGGTCGACCACCTCGACGGCCTCGTCTACCTCGACCGGCTCGACAAGCAGCGCCGCCGCGAGGCCATGAAGCAGGTCCGCGAGTCCGACTGGTTCTGA
- a CDS encoding AMP-dependent synthetase/ligase: MEQHTMPAVVEARPDDNITDVLVHRVRTSPDAPLFALPDGDGGWSDVSAAEFHRQVVALAKGLVSAGIEPGERIGMMCRTRYEWTLVDFAVFFAGAVLVPVYETSSPGQVHWNMQDSGAVAMILESADHFARFDEVHPELPAVRRVWQIDLGDLGKPAEQGVDVPDAEIERRRNIAVGSDMATLIYTSGTTGRPKGCILTHANFVELSRNAEVAMEEVVQVGASTLLFITTAHVFARFISILNVQAGVKTGHQADTMQLLPALASFKPTFLLAVPRVFEKVYNSSEQKAEGAGRGKVFRKAAEVAYAHSVAVDAGSVPLALKLQYKLFDALVYSKIRQAMGGRVRFAVSGSAPLGLRLGHFYRSLGLTILEGYGLTETTAPVSVNLVKGFRIGTVGPALPGVSTRITDDGEIEVKGVNVFDGYWQDEEATAAVFDDGWFRTGDLGSYDADGYLTITGRKKEIIVTAGGKNVAPAALEDPIRANPLVGQVVVAGDRRPFISALITLDPEMLKVWLGNNGQDPSMTLEQASQNPAVLAEVQRAVDAANATVSRAESIRKFVVLPVELTEAAGHLTPKLSIKRQVVLDAFADVITRIYEAAPTTEGHSLVH, translated from the coding sequence GTGGAACAGCACACCATGCCCGCCGTCGTCGAGGCGAGACCCGACGACAACATCACCGACGTCCTGGTGCACCGGGTGCGCACGAGCCCCGACGCCCCGCTGTTCGCGCTGCCGGACGGGGACGGGGGCTGGAGCGACGTCTCGGCGGCCGAGTTCCACCGCCAGGTCGTCGCCCTCGCCAAGGGCCTGGTCTCCGCCGGGATCGAGCCGGGCGAGCGCATCGGGATGATGTGCCGGACGCGCTACGAGTGGACGCTCGTCGACTTCGCGGTCTTCTTCGCCGGAGCCGTCCTCGTCCCCGTCTACGAGACCTCCTCCCCCGGCCAGGTGCACTGGAACATGCAGGACTCCGGCGCGGTCGCGATGATCCTCGAGTCGGCCGACCACTTCGCGCGCTTCGACGAGGTGCACCCGGAGCTGCCCGCGGTCCGCCGCGTCTGGCAGATCGACCTCGGCGACCTGGGCAAGCCCGCCGAGCAGGGCGTCGACGTGCCGGACGCCGAGATCGAGCGTCGCCGGAACATCGCGGTCGGCTCGGACATGGCGACACTGATCTACACGTCGGGCACCACCGGCCGACCGAAGGGCTGCATCCTCACGCACGCGAACTTCGTCGAGCTCTCGCGCAACGCCGAGGTGGCGATGGAGGAGGTCGTGCAGGTCGGCGCCTCGACGCTGCTCTTCATCACGACGGCGCACGTGTTCGCGCGCTTCATCTCGATCCTCAACGTGCAGGCCGGCGTGAAGACCGGGCACCAGGCCGACACCATGCAGCTGCTGCCCGCGCTCGCGTCCTTCAAGCCGACGTTCCTGCTCGCGGTGCCGCGGGTCTTCGAGAAGGTCTACAACTCCTCGGAGCAGAAGGCCGAGGGCGCGGGCCGCGGGAAGGTCTTCCGGAAGGCCGCCGAGGTCGCGTACGCGCACTCGGTCGCCGTGGACGCCGGCTCCGTGCCGCTCGCGCTGAAGCTGCAGTACAAGCTCTTCGACGCGCTCGTCTACTCCAAGATCCGGCAGGCGATGGGCGGGCGGGTGCGCTTCGCCGTCAGCGGATCCGCGCCCCTCGGCCTCCGGCTCGGCCACTTCTACCGGTCGCTCGGCCTCACGATCCTCGAGGGCTACGGCCTCACCGAGACCACGGCGCCCGTGAGCGTGAACCTGGTCAAAGGCTTCCGGATCGGCACCGTCGGACCGGCGCTCCCCGGGGTCTCGACGCGGATCACGGACGATGGCGAGATCGAGGTCAAGGGCGTCAACGTCTTCGACGGGTATTGGCAGGACGAGGAGGCGACCGCGGCGGTCTTCGACGACGGCTGGTTCCGCACGGGCGACCTCGGCAGCTACGACGCCGACGGGTACCTCACGATCACGGGTCGCAAGAAGGAGATCATCGTCACGGCCGGCGGCAAGAACGTCGCCCCGGCCGCGCTCGAGGACCCCATCCGGGCGAACCCGCTCGTCGGGCAGGTGGTGGTGGCGGGCGACCGGCGGCCGTTCATCTCGGCGCTCATCACGCTGGATCCCGAGATGCTCAAGGTCTGGCTCGGCAACAACGGGCAGGACCCCTCGATGACGCTCGAGCAGGCGTCGCAGAACCCGGCCGTGCTCGCCGAGGTGCAGCGGGCCGTCGACGCAGCCAACGCCACGGTCTCGCGCGCGGAGTCCATCCGGAAGTTCGTCGTGCTGCCGGTGGAGCTCACCGAGGCGGCCGGGCACCTCACGCCGAAGCTCAGCATCAAGCGCCAGGTGGTGCTCGACGCCTTCGCCGACGTGATCACACGGATCTACGAGGCGGCCCCGACCACCGAGGGCCACTCGCTGGTCCACTGA
- a CDS encoding ROK family glucokinase — protein MHAIGIDIGGTKIAGAVVDELGVIAAEERTPTEAGSPDAIVEAVVGMVEWLRAQHPDVVAVGVAAAGFIDAAQSTVYYAPNINWRNEPVREKLRGRIDLPIVIENDANAAGWAEFRYGAGRLVSDMVTLTIGTGVGGAIVADDRLFRGGFGAGAELGHMRVVPDGLPCGCGARGCIEQYGSGRALLRTADELADLGGTHGEGLAARRREVGALTGHDVSDLIQAGDPGALLALRRLGGWLGEAAASIGAILDPQMFVIGGGVAQAGDLLLDPIREAYLAHLPARGYHPEPEFRIAELVNDAGVVGAADLARLHAAALTHGA, from the coding sequence GTGCATGCAATAGGGATCGACATCGGCGGGACGAAGATCGCGGGAGCCGTGGTCGACGAGCTCGGCGTCATCGCGGCGGAGGAGCGCACGCCCACCGAGGCGGGTAGCCCGGACGCGATAGTCGAGGCCGTCGTCGGCATGGTCGAGTGGCTCCGCGCCCAGCACCCGGACGTCGTCGCGGTCGGCGTGGCGGCGGCCGGCTTCATCGACGCCGCGCAGTCCACCGTCTACTACGCCCCGAACATCAACTGGCGCAACGAGCCGGTGCGCGAGAAGCTGCGCGGCCGGATCGACCTCCCCATCGTCATCGAGAACGACGCGAACGCCGCCGGCTGGGCCGAGTTCCGCTACGGCGCGGGCCGGCTGGTCAGCGACATGGTCACCCTTACCATCGGCACGGGCGTGGGCGGCGCGATCGTCGCCGACGACCGGCTCTTCCGCGGCGGCTTCGGCGCGGGCGCCGAGCTCGGCCACATGCGGGTGGTGCCGGACGGCCTGCCCTGCGGGTGCGGCGCCCGCGGCTGCATCGAGCAGTACGGATCCGGTCGCGCGCTCCTGCGCACCGCCGACGAGCTGGCCGACCTCGGCGGCACGCACGGCGAGGGCCTCGCCGCCCGCCGTCGCGAGGTGGGCGCGCTCACCGGACACGACGTCAGCGACCTCATCCAGGCCGGCGATCCCGGCGCGCTCCTCGCCCTCCGCCGCCTCGGCGGCTGGCTCGGCGAGGCGGCCGCGAGCATCGGCGCGATCCTCGACCCGCAGATGTTCGTCATCGGCGGCGGCGTCGCGCAGGCGGGCGACCTCCTGCTCGACCCGATCCGCGAGGCGTACCTCGCCCACCTCCCGGCCCGCGGCTACCACCCGGAGCCCGAGTTCCGGATCGCCGAGCTCGTCAACGACGCCGGCGTCGTGGGCGCCGCAGACCTCGCCCGCCTGCACGCCGCCGCGCTCACCCACGGAGCCTGA
- a CDS encoding lysophospholipid acyltransferase family protein, whose protein sequence is MFYWFMKNLVAGPLLRSTFRPWVTGIENIPAKGGVILASNHLSFIDSVFLPLLVDRNLVFLAKSDYFTGTGLKGWATKMFFTATGMLPIDRSGGKASEASLNTGLRVLAEGRMLGIYPEGTRSPDGRMYRGRTGVARMILEGDVPVVPIAMIDTEKIMPIGTRIPKVRRIGVVIGEPLDFSRFAGLEGDRFILRSITDEIMYELSRLSGQEYVDVYATSVKEKRASASR, encoded by the coding sequence ATGTTCTACTGGTTCATGAAGAACCTGGTCGCCGGACCCCTCCTCCGGAGCACGTTCCGGCCCTGGGTCACCGGGATCGAGAACATCCCCGCCAAGGGCGGCGTGATCCTCGCGAGCAACCACCTGTCGTTCATCGACTCGGTCTTCCTGCCGCTGCTGGTCGACCGCAACCTCGTCTTCCTCGCCAAGAGCGACTACTTCACGGGCACCGGCCTCAAAGGCTGGGCCACGAAGATGTTCTTCACGGCCACCGGCATGCTCCCCATCGACCGCTCCGGCGGCAAGGCATCCGAGGCGTCGCTCAACACGGGCCTCCGTGTCCTGGCCGAGGGCCGCATGCTCGGCATCTACCCCGAGGGCACGCGTAGCCCCGACGGCCGGATGTACCGCGGGCGCACGGGCGTCGCCCGGATGATCCTCGAGGGCGACGTCCCCGTCGTCCCGATCGCGATGATCGACACCGAGAAGATCATGCCCATCGGCACCCGCATCCCGAAGGTCCGCCGGATTGGTGTGGTCATCGGCGAGCCGCTAGATTTCAGTAGGTTCGCCGGCCTCGAGGGAGACCGCTTCATCCTCCGCTCCATCACCGACGAGATCATGTACGAGCTCTCGAGGCTGAGCGGCCAGGAGTACGTCGACGTCTACGCGACCTCGGTCAAGGAGAAGCGCGCGAGCGCGTCCCGCTGA
- a CDS encoding class II 3-deoxy-7-phosphoheptulonate synthase, translating into MASEHLVPAHPDVLAGLDHWRTLEVKQQPQWPDAAAVHAASAEIALLPPLVFAGEVDLLRSRLAAAADGRAFLLQGGDCAETFAGATADAIRNRVKTVLQMAVVLTYGAAMPVVKMGRMAGQFAKPRSSDTETRGDLTLPAYRGDIVNGYDFTPESRAADPARLVKGYHTAASTLNLIRAFTQGGFADLREVHSWNKGFAANPANQRYEQLARDIDRAIKFMEAAGADFDDLKRVEFYTGHEGLLMDYERPMTRIDSRTGTPYNTSAHFIWIGERTRELDGAHVDFLSRVRNPLGVKLGPSTTPETVHKLIEKLDPEREPGRLTFITRMGAGRIRDALPPLLEAVKASDANPLWVTDPMHGNGLTTPTGYKTRRFDDVVDEVQGFFQAHRAAGTHPGGIHIELTGDDVTECLGGSEHIDEATLATRYESLCDPRLNHMQSLELAFLVAEELAAARS; encoded by the coding sequence GTGGCCTCTGAGCACCTCGTCCCCGCCCATCCCGACGTCCTCGCCGGCCTCGACCACTGGCGCACGCTCGAGGTCAAGCAGCAGCCGCAGTGGCCGGACGCCGCCGCCGTCCACGCCGCGTCCGCCGAGATCGCGCTGCTGCCGCCCCTGGTCTTCGCCGGCGAGGTCGACCTGCTGCGCTCGCGCCTCGCCGCTGCAGCCGACGGACGCGCGTTCCTCCTGCAGGGCGGCGACTGCGCCGAGACCTTCGCGGGCGCGACCGCCGACGCCATCCGCAACCGCGTGAAGACGGTGCTGCAGATGGCCGTGGTCCTCACGTACGGCGCAGCCATGCCCGTCGTGAAGATGGGCCGCATGGCCGGGCAGTTCGCCAAGCCGCGCTCGAGCGACACCGAGACGCGCGGCGACCTCACGCTGCCCGCGTACCGCGGTGACATCGTCAACGGCTACGACTTCACGCCCGAGTCGCGCGCGGCGGATCCTGCCCGACTCGTGAAGGGGTACCACACGGCCGCCTCGACGCTGAACCTCATCCGCGCCTTCACGCAGGGCGGCTTCGCCGACCTCCGCGAGGTGCACAGCTGGAACAAGGGCTTCGCCGCGAACCCCGCCAACCAGCGCTACGAGCAGCTCGCCCGCGACATCGACCGCGCCATCAAGTTCATGGAGGCCGCAGGCGCCGACTTCGACGACCTCAAGCGCGTCGAGTTCTACACCGGGCACGAGGGCCTCCTCATGGACTACGAGCGCCCCATGACGCGCATCGACTCGCGTACCGGCACGCCGTACAACACGTCGGCGCACTTCATCTGGATCGGAGAGCGCACGCGCGAGCTCGACGGCGCGCACGTTGACTTCCTCTCGCGCGTCCGCAACCCGCTGGGCGTCAAGCTCGGGCCGTCGACGACGCCGGAGACCGTGCACAAGCTCATCGAGAAGCTCGACCCGGAGCGGGAGCCCGGCCGCCTCACCTTCATCACGCGCATGGGCGCGGGGAGGATCCGCGACGCGCTGCCGCCCCTGCTCGAGGCGGTCAAGGCGTCGGACGCGAACCCGCTCTGGGTCACCGACCCCATGCACGGCAACGGCCTCACCACGCCCACCGGCTACAAGACGCGACGCTTCGACGACGTCGTCGACGAGGTGCAGGGCTTCTTCCAGGCGCACCGGGCGGCGGGCACGCACCCGGGCGGCATCCACATCGAGCTCACGGGCGACGACGTCACCGAGTGCCTGGGCGGATCCGAGCACATCGACGAGGCCACCCTCGCCACCCGCTACGAGTCGCTGTGCGACCCGCGGCTCAACCACATGCAGAGCCTGGAGCTCGCCTTCCTCGTCGCCGAGGAGCTGGCCGCCGCGCGCAGCTGA
- a CDS encoding IS30-like element ISCmi3 family transposase, which translates to MSRRVAASRVGVHERTAQDWDRGWMKRGSVRIHADGRRIEYNTGMATVTGPRLPAVDAVLHPRFLTVIERETIADLRRQDLSLRAIGRVLGRPASTIKRELDARTVAGTYQPHAAHRAWAASRSRPKRAKLAQDGPLRDYVARKLMLRWSPEQISRLLVREFPGEESMRVSTETIYQAIYVQARGGLRREVADALRTGRTRRRPRTRPEHRTQRFVDPMVMIADRPAEIEDRAVPGHWEGDLIVGTSSQSAIVTLVERTTRYVMLGHLPGGHTAEEVRDVLVPLISTLPAHLRGSLTWDQGAEMASHRQISIQAGIPVYFCDPHSPWQRGSNENTNGLLRQYFPKGTDLAAHTSADLEHVAQQLNGRPRKTLDWDTPAERMRALLTTI; encoded by the coding sequence ATGTCCCGGCGGGTAGCCGCGTCGCGGGTCGGTGTGCATGAGCGCACTGCGCAGGACTGGGACCGCGGCTGGATGAAGCGGGGCAGTGTTCGGATTCATGCTGATGGTCGGCGGATCGAGTACAACACCGGGATGGCTACGGTCACGGGACCGCGTCTGCCCGCTGTCGACGCTGTTCTGCATCCGCGGTTCCTGACCGTGATCGAGCGGGAGACGATCGCGGATCTGCGCCGTCAGGACCTGTCGCTGCGCGCGATCGGGCGGGTTCTGGGTCGGCCGGCATCGACGATCAAACGCGAGCTCGATGCCCGCACGGTCGCGGGGACCTACCAGCCCCACGCGGCGCACCGGGCCTGGGCAGCGAGCCGCTCTCGTCCGAAGCGGGCGAAGCTCGCTCAGGACGGGCCGCTGCGGGACTACGTCGCACGCAAGCTGATGCTGCGCTGGTCACCGGAGCAGATCTCCCGCCTGCTGGTTCGGGAGTTCCCGGGCGAGGAGAGTATGCGGGTGAGCACGGAGACGATCTACCAAGCGATCTACGTCCAGGCCCGCGGCGGACTGCGCCGCGAAGTCGCCGACGCGTTACGCACCGGCCGCACCCGCCGCAGACCCCGCACCCGCCCAGAGCATCGCACTCAACGGTTCGTGGACCCGATGGTCATGATCGCTGACCGGCCCGCGGAGATCGAGGACCGGGCAGTCCCTGGGCATTGGGAGGGTGATCTGATCGTCGGCACGAGCTCACAGTCCGCGATCGTGACTCTGGTCGAACGCACCACCCGCTACGTCATGCTCGGCCATCTCCCCGGCGGGCATACCGCCGAGGAAGTCCGTGACGTGCTCGTGCCCTTGATCAGCACCCTGCCTGCACACCTACGTGGATCGTTGACCTGGGACCAGGGCGCTGAGATGGCGAGCCACCGCCAGATCAGCATCCAGGCCGGAATCCCGGTCTATTTCTGCGATCCGCACTCACCCTGGCAACGCGGCAGCAACGAGAACACCAACGGACTCCTGCGCCAGTACTTCCCTAAGGGCACCGATCTCGCCGCCCATACCTCCGCCGACCTCGAACATGTCGCTCAGCAGCTCAACGGCCGACCACGCAAAACGCTCGACTGGGACACCCCAGCCGAGCGAATGCGTGCTCTACTGACAACCATCTAA
- the pknB gene encoding Stk1 family PASTA domain-containing Ser/Thr kinase: protein MTSSPTDPMIGRLLDGRYQVRSRIARGGMATVYVATDLRLERRVAVKVMHGHLADDSAFRDRFIQEARSAARLAHPNVVNVFDQGQDSDMAYLVMEYLPGMTLRELLQEYERLTPEQTLDILEAVLSGLAAAHKAGIVHRDLKPENVLLADDGRIKIGDFGLARAVSANTATGQALLGTIAYLSPELVTRGIADTRSDIYAVGIMMYEMLAGEQPFKGEQPMQIAYQHANDQVPTPSTANASVPVELDELVLWATARDPEQRPRDARALLDELYAVQNRLDARSGDPAPLQRTVVFPSAPALPPVTTGETQVVGGPLVMTRQETERTEPESVVALAAAGSRRRSRGWMLALLVVMLAAVAGGTGWYYGQGPGARAPVPSVTAMAVDDAAGTLQGQGFVVARAEEPSVDVEVGHVTRSVPASGTPVDQGSTVTVYASTGPRLLDVPDVVGAAEADARTRLEGVPFVVQEATVRQYGDAAEGTVVQVLDSSGAPVGAQYPEQQTVTLVVAAGKIPQVNGRSVDQAKATLGQAGLVGEPGKQSFSDDVDAGEVISVYALDQNPVRSGLGDAPGSKVGLEISKGPDLVAVPKVVGLTRDGAKAELDKAGFKYAYSAFWDALPDSITKVASATPDAGAMVRRGSTVNLGITASG, encoded by the coding sequence GTGACCTCCAGCCCGACCGACCCCATGATCGGCCGTCTCCTCGACGGTCGGTACCAGGTCAGGTCCCGCATCGCGCGCGGCGGGATGGCGACGGTTTACGTCGCCACCGACCTCCGGCTCGAGCGTCGCGTCGCCGTCAAGGTGATGCACGGCCACCTCGCCGACGACAGCGCGTTCCGTGACCGCTTCATCCAGGAGGCGCGCTCGGCCGCGCGGCTGGCGCACCCCAACGTCGTCAACGTGTTCGACCAGGGCCAGGACTCGGACATGGCGTACCTGGTCATGGAGTACCTCCCCGGGATGACGCTGCGCGAGCTGCTGCAGGAGTACGAGCGGCTGACGCCCGAGCAGACCCTCGACATCCTCGAGGCCGTGCTCTCGGGCCTCGCCGCCGCGCACAAGGCCGGCATCGTCCACCGCGACCTGAAGCCCGAGAACGTGCTGCTGGCCGACGACGGGCGCATCAAGATCGGCGACTTCGGCCTCGCGCGCGCCGTCAGCGCGAACACCGCGACGGGGCAGGCGCTCCTCGGGACCATCGCCTACCTCTCCCCCGAGCTCGTCACCCGGGGCATTGCCGACACCCGCAGCGACATCTACGCGGTCGGCATCATGATGTACGAGATGCTCGCGGGCGAGCAGCCGTTCAAGGGCGAGCAGCCCATGCAGATCGCCTACCAGCACGCGAACGACCAGGTGCCGACCCCCAGCACGGCCAACGCGTCCGTCCCCGTCGAGCTCGACGAGCTGGTGCTGTGGGCGACCGCGCGGGACCCCGAGCAGCGTCCCCGCGACGCCCGGGCGCTCCTCGATGAGCTCTACGCCGTGCAGAACCGGCTCGACGCGCGGTCGGGCGACCCGGCGCCGCTCCAGCGCACCGTCGTCTTCCCGAGCGCCCCCGCGCTCCCGCCCGTCACGACCGGCGAGACGCAGGTGGTGGGCGGACCTCTCGTCATGACGCGGCAGGAGACCGAGCGCACCGAGCCGGAGTCCGTCGTCGCGCTCGCGGCGGCCGGATCGCGTCGTCGTTCGCGCGGCTGGATGCTCGCGCTCCTCGTCGTGATGCTCGCCGCCGTCGCCGGCGGCACGGGCTGGTACTACGGCCAGGGCCCGGGCGCGCGCGCGCCCGTGCCCTCCGTCACGGCGATGGCCGTCGACGACGCGGCGGGGACCCTACAGGGGCAGGGCTTCGTCGTCGCGCGCGCGGAGGAGCCGAGCGTGGACGTCGAGGTGGGGCACGTGACGCGCAGCGTCCCGGCATCCGGGACGCCCGTCGACCAGGGATCCACCGTGACCGTGTACGCCTCGACCGGACCGCGGCTCCTCGACGTGCCCGACGTGGTCGGGGCTGCGGAGGCGGACGCCCGCACGCGGTTGGAGGGCGTGCCCTTCGTCGTGCAGGAGGCGACCGTCCGGCAGTACGGGGACGCCGCCGAGGGCACCGTCGTGCAGGTGCTGGATTCGTCGGGAGCCCCCGTCGGAGCGCAGTACCCCGAGCAGCAGACGGTGACCCTCGTGGTCGCCGCAGGCAAGATCCCCCAGGTGAACGGCCGCTCCGTCGACCAGGCCAAGGCGACGCTCGGCCAGGCGGGGCTCGTCGGCGAGCCGGGGAAGCAGAGCTTCAGCGACGACGTCGACGCGGGCGAGGTCATCTCGGTCTACGCCCTCGACCAGAACCCGGTGCGTTCGGGACTCGGCGACGCCCCCGGCAGCAAGGTGGGGCTCGAGATCTCCAAGGGGCCCGACCTGGTCGCGGTGCCGAAGGTGGTCGGCCTCACGCGCGATGGCGCGAAAGCCGAGCTCGACAAGGCGGGCTTCAAGTACGCGTACTCCGCCTTCTGGGACGCCCTGCCCGACAGCATCACGAAGGTCGCGTCGGCGACCCCGGATGCTGGGGCCATGGTCCGCCGTGGGTCCACCGTCAACCTCGGGATCACCGCCTCCGGCTGA
- a CDS encoding LysM peptidoglycan-binding domain-containing protein, with protein sequence MPMTEPTSPRDPSRSSDTATGRSANRRSKALLATMPIVLVGSLAVSLGMATPAEAAPVKRVPKAKSGPTQTKLPRVAAPTAAPAAAPTVAAPSTYVVEQGDTVSSIAGQFGLSTASVLAQNGLGWKTTIFPGQTLTLGGSGSGSSTAAPVAAPTGSSASYTVVAGDTVTGIAGKHGVSTSSVLQANGLQATSTIFPGNRLTIPGAGSSAAPATPATPTSASPAAKQGLSGTYTIATGDTLHSIATKSGVTVQDLLNANGLNWSSIIYAGSKLTIPHASTAVVQVASLDGTTIMTDEMRSNARVIVQVGRSAGVSDYGLVIALATAAQESTLRNLDWGDRDSIGLFQQRPSQGWGQPAQLNDPVYAARAFFGGSVNPNPGATRGLLDIAGWKSMTVTQAAQAVQYSAYPDAYAKWEASAWAWLDEIG encoded by the coding sequence ATGCCCATGACCGAACCCACCTCTCCTCGGGACCCCAGCCGGTCCTCGGACACCGCCACAGGACGCTCGGCGAATCGCCGCTCCAAGGCGCTCCTCGCGACCATGCCCATCGTGCTCGTCGGCTCCCTCGCGGTGAGCCTCGGCATGGCGACACCTGCCGAAGCCGCACCCGTCAAGCGCGTGCCGAAGGCCAAGTCCGGCCCGACGCAGACCAAGCTCCCCCGCGTCGCCGCTCCGACGGCAGCCCCGGCAGCGGCCCCCACCGTGGCCGCGCCCTCCACGTACGTCGTCGAGCAGGGCGACACGGTCTCGAGCATCGCCGGGCAGTTCGGCCTCTCCACCGCATCCGTCCTCGCGCAGAACGGCCTTGGCTGGAAGACCACGATCTTCCCCGGCCAGACGCTCACGCTCGGCGGCTCCGGCTCCGGCTCCTCGACGGCGGCTCCCGTCGCCGCGCCGACCGGATCCAGCGCGAGCTACACGGTCGTGGCGGGCGACACGGTGACCGGCATCGCCGGCAAGCACGGCGTCTCGACGTCGTCGGTACTCCAGGCGAACGGCCTCCAGGCCACGAGCACGATCTTCCCCGGCAACCGCCTCACGATCCCGGGAGCGGGATCCTCCGCGGCGCCGGCGACGCCCGCGACCCCGACCAGCGCATCCCCCGCCGCGAAGCAGGGCCTCTCCGGGACGTACACGATCGCGACCGGCGACACCCTGCACAGCATCGCGACGAAGTCCGGGGTCACCGTCCAGGACCTCCTCAACGCCAACGGCCTCAACTGGTCGAGCATCATCTACGCGGGCAGCAAGCTCACCATCCCGCACGCGTCGACCGCCGTGGTGCAGGTCGCGTCGCTCGACGGGACCACGATCATGACCGACGAGATGCGGAGCAACGCGCGCGTCATCGTCCAGGTCGGGCGCTCGGCCGGCGTCAGCGACTACGGGCTCGTCATCGCGCTCGCGACCGCTGCGCAGGAGTCGACGCTCCGCAACCTCGACTGGGGTGACCGCGACTCGATCGGGCTGTTCCAGCAGCGCCCGAGCCAGGGTTGGGGCCAGCCCGCTCAGCTCAACGACCCCGTGTACGCGGCGCGCGCCTTCTTCGGCGGCAGCGTCAACCCGAACCCCGGAGCCACGCGCGGCCTCCTCGACATCGCGGGATGGAAGTCGATGACCGTCACCCAGGCCGCGCAGGCCGTCCAGTACTCCGCGTACCCGGATGCCTACGCCAAGTGGGAGGCCTCCGCCTGGGCGTGGCTCGACGAGATCGGCTGA
- a CDS encoding Rv2175c family DNA-binding protein yields the protein MNEPYADREWLTVPDLVDLLGLTVSRVRRLIEDRRLLAVRLDGVLKVPAVFLRDGEPLSELRGTVIVLGDNGFTDEEAMHWLLTEEPSLGAAPVDALLAGRKAEVRRVAQASA from the coding sequence GTGAACGAGCCCTATGCCGACCGTGAGTGGTTGACCGTCCCCGATCTCGTCGACCTCCTGGGTCTCACCGTCAGCCGCGTGCGCCGGCTCATCGAGGACAGGCGCCTGCTGGCGGTCCGCCTCGACGGCGTGCTCAAGGTGCCGGCCGTGTTCCTGCGCGACGGCGAGCCGCTGTCCGAGCTCCGGGGCACCGTCATCGTGCTCGGCGACAACGGCTTCACCGACGAGGAGGCCATGCACTGGCTCCTCACGGAGGAGCCCAGCCTCGGCGCGGCCCCCGTGGACGCCCTGCTCGCCGGACGCAAGGCCGAGGTGCGACGGGTCGCCCAGGCCAGCGCCTGA